In Halobacillus litoralis, one DNA window encodes the following:
- a CDS encoding phage virion morphogenesis protein, whose translation MRFNYKVRGHKRIQKGIDVLRDALQDFREPLDEAGKYMHKSINDNFEANGRPVKWKKHAPLTKKLRGSDAQLLRDSGQLRASVTSKGKGSKYKLGSNKLVLGSNVKAQGSSRLLADIQQNGANIKVFGKGEGRIPPRPFLMIQSEDEVKIQKIFDDYVDKKL comes from the coding sequence ATGAGATTTAACTACAAAGTCAGGGGGCATAAGAGAATCCAGAAAGGAATTGACGTTCTAAGGGATGCTCTTCAAGACTTTAGAGAGCCTCTGGATGAGGCAGGAAAGTACATGCACAAGTCGATCAATGACAACTTTGAGGCTAATGGAAGACCTGTAAAGTGGAAGAAACATGCACCACTAACCAAGAAACTGAGAGGTTCAGATGCCCAGCTATTAAGGGACAGTGGGCAACTACGAGCCAGCGTTACCAGCAAAGGTAAAGGCTCTAAGTACAAGCTAGGAAGCAATAAGCTAGTTTTAGGCTCTAATGTAAAAGCCCAAGGCTCAAGCAGGCTACTAGCTGATATACAGCAAAATGGTGCTAATATAAAAGTCTTTGGTAAAGGTGAGGGCAGGATTCCACCAAGACCTTTCCTGATGATCCAGAGTGAAGATGAGGTTAAGATTCAGAAAATCTTTGATGATTATGTGGACAAGAAGCTGTAG
- a CDS encoding phage protein Gp36 family protein, translated as MAYCTPQDVRVYIPLITEQAFSDSKVQTFIDKAEAVVNGSLRGLYEVPFGTAPQIIKDITAEYTAYLVYRTVMSDNSPNSSEYAQELKKSSETKLEMLKQGELAIEDQAGENLVGSVKQDSPYFSMDDVTPWQT; from the coding sequence ATGGCATATTGCACACCACAAGATGTGAGGGTGTATATTCCACTTATTACTGAACAGGCTTTCTCAGATTCAAAGGTTCAGACTTTCATTGATAAGGCTGAGGCTGTGGTGAATGGATCTCTTAGGGGACTCTATGAAGTACCCTTTGGGACTGCCCCACAGATCATCAAGGATATTACTGCTGAGTACACTGCTTATCTTGTTTACAGGACAGTGATGAGCGACAACAGCCCAAACTCTTCTGAATATGCTCAAGAGCTTAAGAAAAGCTCTGAAACTAAGCTGGAAATGCTTAAGCAGGGTGAGCTTGCTATTGAGGATCAGGCAGGAGAGAACTTGGTTGGAAGTGTGAAGCAGGATAGCCCATATTTCTCTATGGATGATGTGACACCTTGGCAAACATGA